The following coding sequences lie in one Apium graveolens cultivar Ventura chromosome 3, ASM990537v1, whole genome shotgun sequence genomic window:
- the LOC141711641 gene encoding putative E3 ubiquitin-protein ligase ZFP1, whose translation MGHRNIHYSGPMIDMDMDQQGQGHLNPYGSTLNFSQPNAVLPAPGNGNNFDINHLPEHHGSYGMTQYNVVQHQFPAGNINLAASTASNNYNMYMAPSSSARGYPVRLNSGPHDQYLSSANHAMEFPTDVNGRNAHFIDGFGGSFKRKNAEFYTSNFQYHASAGASSSGAPVSARPVESDVGIMDASFAVTDGRGHDMSSMMDIGSHRSMRERSGAIGIGSLAPHNPNHLIRGQYPGQVFQAAATPWIDQQSNGSAGDVGALNWNQPHAVPYIQGNFNGGCMETANMGLQAYQVTANNRTPGTFLPPPPMLPGHFSLHHPSPPQPRPPLPPMQGVRGRSLDLHSQVAASSRRPSTGGISHAVMSNFQGSGDMSSRFVGSIRPSGVQIHRPQRRERILDASARQHNLHYLRVLPEDGVALLELSEYHEMGDSVDNHRDMRLDIDHMSYEELLALGEQIGSVGSGLSEDYIVGHLKSKTFTPSLSDSNMEDIASVNQELNFCVVCQTEYKDEEKIGILDCGHEYHLECITKWLLVKNSCPICKSAALTTGSKED comes from the exons ATGGGACACCGGAATATCCATTATAGTGGTCCAATGATCGATATGGACATGGATCAACAAGGCCAAGGTCATCTTAATCCATACGGGAGCACTTTAAACTTTTCGCAACCTAATGCGGTATTACCAGCACCAGGAAATGGAAATAACTTTGATATTAATCATCTGCCTGAGCATCATGGATCCTATGGGATGACACAGTACAATGTTGTTCAGCATCAATTTCCTGCTGGCAACATTAACTTGGCTGCTTCCACAGCATCCAACAACTATAACATGTACATGGCCCCTTCATCTAGTGCCAGAGGTTACCCTGTACGGCTAAATAGTGGACCACATGACCAGTATTTATCATCAGCTAATCATGCAATGGAATTTCCTACAGACGTTAATGGCAGAAATGCTCACTTTATAGATGGATTTGGAGGTTCATTCAAGAGAAAGAATGCTGAGTTTTACACCAGCAATTTTCAGTATCATGCCTCGGCTGGAGCGAGTTCTTCAGGTGCTCCTGTCAGTGCCAGGCCTGTTGAATCTGATGTTGGTATAATGGATGCATCTTTTGCAGTAACTGACGGTAGAGGCCATGACATGTCGTCTATGATGGATATTGGATCTCATAGAAGTATGAGAGAGAGATCTGGTGCTATTGGTATCGGTTCTCTGGCGCCACATAATCCTAACCATTTGATCAGAGGACAGTATCCAGGCCAAGTCTTTCAGGCAGCTGCCACTCCTTGGATAGATCAGCAATCAAATGGTAGTGCAGGTGATGTCGGTGCTTTGAACTGGAACCAACCACATGCTGTACCCTATATTCAAG GTAACTTCAATGGAGGTTGTATGGAGACGGCCAATATGGGTCTACAGGCATATCAGGTTACAGCTAACAACAGAACTCCTGGAACTTTTCTGCCACCTCCTCCCATGCTCCCAGGGCACTTCAGCCTTCATCATCCATCACCACCACAGCCGCGACCACCACTGCCACCTATGCAAGGTGTTCGAGGTCGCAGTCTTGATTTGCATTCTCAAGTAGCAGCATCTTCTCGCAGACCTTCAACTGGTGGCATTTCACATGCCGTAATGAGTAATTTTCAGGGTTCTGGAGATATGAGTTCCAGATTCGTGGGATCTATTCGACCATCCGGCGTACAGATACACCGGCCCCAGCGAAGAGAACGAATTCTTGATGCGAGTGCAAGGCAACACAATCTTCATTACTTGAGAGTTCTTCCAGAAGAT GGAGTTGCACTCCTTGAGCTCTCGGAGTATCATGAAATGGGTGATTCTGTTGATAATCACAGAGATATGCGTTTAGATATTGATCACATGTCGTATGAG GAGCTTCTTGCATTAGGAGAGCAGATTGGCAGTGTGGGGAGTGGCTTGTCTGAGGATTATATTGTTGGTCATCTAAAATCAAAAACATTCACTCCATCTCTGTCTGATTCTAATATGGAAGATATAGCATCCGTGAATCAGGAACTAAACTTCTGCGTCGTATGCCAG ACTGAATATAAGGATGAAGAGAAGATTGGTATCCTCGATTGTGGGCACGAGTATCATTTGGAATGCATAACAAAATGGCTGCTTGTAAAAAACAGTTGCCCCATATGCAAATCTGCGGCATTGACCACAGGAAGCAAGGAGGATTGA